In one Streptomyces sp. T12 genomic region, the following are encoded:
- a CDS encoding Pro-rich N-terminal domain-containing protein, whose product MQHAVGSPLPPPHQPGHGWSPAAQHPGQHHPGAPQGPAPHQGPAPYQGPASHQGSAPHQGSAPVPPPPPAPGFTPPGPVPPASQHVQAPPTPDTTGHVPLPPGGPVAMPSTPPATAAPDPSATTLAVLLIGPAGAGKTSVAKYWADHRRVPTAHISLDDVREWVRSGFADPQSGWNDNSEAQYRLARRTCGFAARNYLANGISCILDDAVFPDRPVVGLGGWKRHVGPGLLPVVLLPGLEIVLERNAERTGNRRLTDEEVARIHGRMAGWYGSGLPIIDNSQLDVPQTAQVLDDVLARSIASPPNW is encoded by the coding sequence ATGCAGCACGCAGTGGGTTCTCCGCTGCCGCCGCCCCACCAGCCGGGGCACGGCTGGTCGCCGGCCGCACAGCACCCGGGTCAGCACCACCCGGGTGCGCCCCAGGGACCTGCCCCGCACCAAGGACCCGCCCCGTACCAGGGACCCGCTTCGCACCAGGGCTCCGCCCCCCACCAGGGATCGGCCCCCGTGCCCCCGCCGCCCCCGGCGCCGGGCTTCACACCCCCCGGACCGGTCCCGCCCGCGTCCCAGCACGTCCAGGCCCCGCCGACGCCCGACACCACGGGCCACGTACCACTGCCGCCCGGCGGCCCCGTCGCCATGCCGAGCACCCCGCCCGCGACGGCGGCACCCGACCCGTCGGCCACGACTCTCGCGGTACTGCTCATCGGGCCCGCCGGAGCAGGCAAGACGAGCGTCGCCAAATACTGGGCGGACCACCGCCGGGTCCCCACGGCCCACATCAGCCTCGACGACGTACGCGAATGGGTCCGCTCGGGCTTCGCCGACCCGCAGTCCGGGTGGAACGACAACTCCGAGGCCCAGTACCGCCTCGCCCGCCGCACCTGCGGCTTCGCCGCGCGCAACTACCTGGCCAACGGCATCTCCTGCATCCTCGACGACGCGGTCTTCCCCGACCGGCCGGTGGTGGGCCTCGGCGGCTGGAAGCGCCATGTGGGTCCGGGGCTGTTGCCGGTGGTCCTGTTGCCGGGCCTGGAGATCGTCCTCGAGCGCAACGCCGAGCGCACAGGCAACCGCCGCCTCACCGACGAGGAGGTCGCCCGCATCCACGGCCGCATGGCGGGCTGGTACGGCTCGGGCCTGCCGATCATCGACAACTCCCAGCTCGACGTCCCACAGACGGCCCAGGTCCTGGACGACGTACTGGCCCGCTCGATCGCCAGCCCTCCGAACTGGTAG
- the aroB gene encoding 3-dehydroquinate synthase, with protein MSEAVTRIQVGGTSGTDPYEVLVGRQLLGELGGLIGSKAKRVAVVHPEALAETGEALRADLAGQGYEAVAIQVPNAEEAKTAEVAAYCWKALGQSGFTRSDVIVGVGGGATTDLAGFVAATWLRGVRWIAVPTTVLAMVDAAVGGKTGINTAEGKNLVGAFHPPTGVLCDLAALESLPVNDYVSGLAEIIKAGFIADPAILELIEADPQAARTPAGPHTAELIERSIRVKAEVVSSDLKESGLREILNYGHTLGHAIEKNERYKWRHGAAVSVGMHFAAELGRLAGRLDDVTADRHRTILESVGLPLFYRHDQWPKLLENMKVDKKSRGDLLRFIVLDGLAKPTVLEGPDPAVLLAAYGEVGQ; from the coding sequence ATGAGCGAGGCAGTCACCCGGATCCAGGTCGGCGGTACCTCGGGGACCGACCCCTACGAGGTCCTGGTGGGCCGTCAACTCCTGGGCGAGCTCGGCGGGTTGATCGGCAGCAAGGCCAAGCGGGTGGCCGTCGTCCACCCGGAGGCGCTGGCCGAGACCGGTGAGGCGCTGCGGGCCGACCTGGCCGGGCAGGGCTATGAGGCGGTCGCGATCCAGGTGCCGAACGCGGAGGAGGCCAAGACCGCCGAGGTGGCCGCCTACTGCTGGAAGGCGCTGGGCCAGTCCGGCTTCACCCGCTCCGACGTCATCGTGGGCGTCGGTGGCGGTGCGACCACCGACCTCGCCGGGTTCGTGGCCGCGACCTGGCTGCGCGGGGTGCGCTGGATCGCCGTCCCGACCACCGTGCTCGCCATGGTCGACGCGGCCGTCGGCGGCAAGACCGGCATCAACACCGCAGAGGGCAAGAACCTCGTCGGCGCCTTCCACCCGCCGACCGGCGTGCTGTGCGACCTGGCCGCGCTGGAGTCCCTCCCGGTCAACGACTACGTGTCCGGTCTCGCGGAGATCATCAAGGCCGGCTTCATCGCCGACCCGGCGATCCTGGAGCTGATCGAGGCCGACCCGCAGGCCGCGCGGACCCCCGCCGGCCCGCACACCGCCGAGCTGATCGAGCGCTCCATCCGGGTCAAGGCCGAGGTCGTCTCGTCGGACCTGAAGGAGTCGGGCCTGCGGGAGATCCTCAACTACGGCCACACGCTCGGCCATGCCATCGAGAAGAACGAGCGCTACAAGTGGCGGCACGGCGCGGCGGTCTCCGTCGGTATGCACTTCGCCGCCGAACTCGGCCGTCTCGCCGGGCGGTTGGACGACGTGACGGCCGACCGCCACCGCACGATCCTCGAATCGGTAGGCCTGCCGCTGTTCTACCGCCACGACCAGTGGCCCAAGCTGCTGGAGAACATGAAGGTCGACAAGAAGTCCCGCGGCGACCTGCTCCGCTTCATCGTGCTGGACGGCCTGGCCAAGCCGACCGTCCTGGAGGGGCCGGACCCGGCCGTCCTGCTCGCCGCGTACGGCGAAGTCGGCCAGTAA
- the mltG gene encoding endolytic transglycosylase MltG gives MTEYGRGPGSEPWHPEDPLFGDGGWEGQQAHTGQQAAYGGQPQHYPQQPQHYGDWGNGQQAAYGHAQQYQQQGQQYPEQGQQYPHQYEQQQYASQGQQPYDNNNGWADGTHAHAQYPDPSDPYGQQAAAYGGEQQDYYGTPDAYPPPAPPSRRQAEPEPPQTDWDPGPDQGEHAFFAGGDDDDDSDDEAEDGRGRGDRRGRGGKPKKRRSGMACLVVVLIFSGGVAGVGYFGYQFYQDRFGDVPDYAGDGNGEQVTVVIPKGAVGSVIGQKLKEAGVVQSVDAFISAQNANANGKSIQDGVYTLEKQMSAASAVELMLSPESRDNLIIAEGSRNTAVYALIDKRLGVPDGTTASVAKKKYKDLGLPDWALNHADLKDPLEGFLYPSSYAASKGQKPETVLKEMVTRATEKYEALGLEQKAESLGLDDPWQLLTVASLAQAEGTSHDDFRKMAEVVYNRLKPGNPETYGSLEFDSTYNYVKDQSKIDLSIAELRQYNNPYNTYYVKGLPPGPIDNPGEQALKGALNPTKQGWYYFISLDGKTSKFTKTLAEHDKLVQQFNASRNKD, from the coding sequence ATGACTGAGTATGGCCGGGGCCCAGGCTCCGAACCGTGGCATCCCGAGGACCCGTTGTTCGGGGACGGCGGATGGGAAGGGCAGCAGGCCCACACGGGCCAGCAGGCTGCCTACGGCGGCCAGCCGCAGCACTATCCGCAGCAGCCGCAGCACTACGGCGACTGGGGCAACGGCCAGCAGGCCGCATACGGTCATGCGCAGCAGTACCAGCAGCAGGGTCAGCAGTACCCGGAGCAGGGCCAGCAGTACCCGCATCAGTACGAACAGCAGCAGTACGCGAGCCAGGGGCAGCAGCCGTACGACAACAACAACGGCTGGGCCGACGGCACACACGCGCACGCCCAGTACCCCGACCCGTCGGACCCCTACGGGCAGCAGGCCGCGGCGTACGGCGGTGAGCAGCAGGACTACTACGGCACACCCGACGCGTACCCGCCGCCGGCGCCGCCGAGCCGGCGGCAGGCCGAGCCGGAGCCGCCCCAGACCGACTGGGATCCCGGGCCTGACCAGGGCGAACACGCCTTCTTCGCCGGTGGCGACGATGACGACGACTCCGACGACGAGGCGGAAGACGGCCGGGGGCGTGGTGATCGCCGGGGCCGGGGCGGCAAGCCCAAGAAACGGCGCAGCGGGATGGCCTGTCTGGTGGTCGTTCTGATCTTCAGCGGAGGCGTGGCCGGAGTCGGATATTTCGGGTACCAGTTCTACCAGGATCGTTTCGGCGACGTGCCGGACTACGCCGGGGACGGCAACGGCGAGCAGGTCACCGTCGTCATCCCCAAGGGCGCGGTCGGTTCGGTGATCGGGCAGAAACTGAAGGAAGCGGGCGTCGTCCAGAGCGTCGACGCCTTCATTTCCGCCCAGAACGCGAACGCCAACGGCAAATCGATCCAGGACGGCGTCTACACGCTGGAGAAGCAGATGTCGGCCGCGAGTGCGGTCGAACTGATGCTCAGTCCGGAGAGCCGCGACAACCTGATCATCGCCGAGGGCTCGCGCAACACCGCGGTCTACGCACTGATCGACAAGCGCCTCGGAGTGCCGGACGGCACCACGGCGAGCGTCGCGAAGAAGAAGTACAAGGACCTCGGCCTGCCCGACTGGGCGCTGAACCACGCCGATCTGAAGGACCCGCTGGAAGGGTTCCTCTACCCCTCCAGCTACGCGGCCAGCAAGGGACAGAAGCCGGAAACCGTCCTGAAGGAGATGGTCACCCGGGCCACGGAGAAGTACGAGGCGCTGGGCCTGGAGCAGAAGGCCGAGAGTCTGGGACTCGACGACCCCTGGCAGCTGCTCACGGTGGCGAGCCTGGCGCAGGCCGAAGGCACGAGCCACGACGACTTCCGCAAGATGGCCGAGGTCGTCTACAACCGCCTCAAGCCCGGGAATCCCGAGACCTACGGCTCTCTGGAGTTCGACTCCACGTACAACTACGTAAAGGACCAAAGCAAGATCGACCTGTCCATCGCCGAGCTGAGGCAGTACAACAACCCGTACAACACGTACTACGTCAAGGGGCTGCCGCCCGGTCCCATCGACAACCCCGGTGAACAGGCGCTCAAGGGCGCGCTGAATCCGACGAAGCAAGGCTGGTACTACTTCATCTCGCTGGACGGAAAGACCAGCAAGTTCACGAAGACGCTCGCGGAGCACGACAAGCTGGTCCAGCAGTTCAACGCGTCGAGGAACAAGGACTGA
- a CDS encoding aminopeptidase P family protein encodes MSEVYATRRSRLRDRCQASGSATALISRPANVRYLAGAAPQGSVLLLGKTEDLLVCTEPPDDRPTEGRPDEALRIHTLPGAGGDPAVAAADLAASQGGVCLAVEEHHLTVARHRAIRSVVPRLRLADLGGAVEQLRVVKDEEEISCLRIGAEIADQALGELLESILVGRTERHLALELERRLVDHGADGPAFPTSVATGPNAGRRAHRPTDRRVEEGDFLSVCLGATYRGYRCEIGRTFVIGTSPADWQIELYDLVFAAQRAGRESLAPGAAYRDVDRAARQVLDSAGYAQGLPALTGHGVGLEIDEDPQLGPAAMGKLDACVPVTVEPGVHLPGRGGVRIDDTLVVRPEADGGPELLTITTKELLAL; translated from the coding sequence ATGTCAGAGGTGTACGCCACCCGCCGATCCCGGCTGAGGGACCGCTGCCAGGCCAGCGGCAGCGCCACAGCGCTGATCTCCCGCCCCGCCAACGTCCGCTACCTCGCGGGCGCCGCCCCACAGGGCTCCGTGCTGCTCCTCGGCAAGACCGAAGACCTGCTCGTGTGCACCGAACCGCCCGACGACCGCCCCACCGAGGGCCGTCCCGACGAGGCGCTGCGGATCCACACCCTCCCCGGGGCCGGAGGCGACCCCGCCGTCGCCGCGGCCGACCTCGCGGCATCGCAGGGCGGGGTCTGCCTCGCCGTGGAGGAACACCACCTCACCGTGGCCCGCCACAGGGCCATCCGCTCGGTCGTCCCGCGACTGCGCCTCGCCGACCTCGGCGGAGCCGTGGAGCAGCTCCGGGTGGTCAAGGACGAGGAGGAGATCTCGTGCCTGAGGATCGGTGCCGAGATCGCCGACCAGGCACTCGGGGAGCTGCTCGAATCCATCCTCGTCGGCCGTACCGAACGTCACCTCGCCCTGGAACTCGAACGGCGCCTGGTCGATCACGGCGCCGACGGCCCCGCCTTCCCGACCTCCGTCGCCACCGGCCCGAACGCCGGCCGGCGTGCCCATCGGCCCACGGACCGCCGCGTCGAGGAGGGCGACTTCCTCTCCGTCTGCCTGGGGGCCACGTACCGCGGCTACCGGTGCGAGATCGGCCGTACCTTCGTCATCGGTACGTCCCCCGCCGACTGGCAGATCGAGCTGTACGACCTCGTCTTCGCTGCCCAGCGAGCCGGACGGGAGTCGCTGGCCCCCGGCGCCGCGTACCGCGATGTTGACCGCGCCGCACGTCAGGTGCTGGACTCGGCGGGGTACGCCCAGGGCCTTCCGGCGCTGACGGGGCACGGCGTGGGACTCGAAATCGACGAGGACCCGCAGTTGGGTCCCGCGGCCATGGGTAAACTGGACGCTTGCGTGCCGGTCACCGTCGAACCGGGAGTCCACCTCCCGGGCCGGGGCGGCGTCCGGATCGATGACACGCTCGTCGTCCGCCCTGAGGCGGACGGCGGACCCGAGCTACTCACCATCACGACCAAGGAGCTGCTCGCCCTCTAG
- the ruvX gene encoding Holliday junction resolvase RuvX: MRRGRRLAIDVGDARIGVASCDPDGILATPVETVPGRDIPAAHRRLKQLVEEYEPIEVVVGLPRSLKGGEGPAAVKVRGFAQELARMIAPVPVRLVDERMTTVTASQGLRASGVKSKKGRSVIDQAAAVIILQQALESERVSGKAPGEGVEVVI; this comes from the coding sequence ATGCGCCGCGGCCGTCGCTTGGCGATCGACGTCGGGGACGCCCGCATCGGGGTCGCCTCGTGCGACCCCGACGGGATCCTCGCCACCCCGGTGGAGACGGTCCCGGGCCGGGACATCCCGGCAGCCCACCGCCGGCTCAAGCAACTCGTCGAGGAGTACGAGCCGATCGAGGTCGTCGTCGGTCTCCCTCGCTCCCTCAAGGGGGGCGAGGGCCCGGCCGCAGTCAAGGTCAGGGGCTTCGCCCAGGAACTGGCACGCATGATCGCGCCCGTACCGGTCAGGCTCGTGGACGAGCGGATGACGACCGTGACGGCCAGTCAGGGACTGCGCGCCTCGGGCGTGAAATCGAAGAAGGGCCGGTCGGTGATCGACCAGGCAGCCGCTGTGATCATCTTGCAGCAGGCGCTCGAATCCGAACGGGTGTCAGGTAAAGCTCCCGGAGAGGGCGTCGAAGTGGTCATCTGA
- the efp gene encoding elongation factor P: MASTNDLKNGMVLKLEGGQLWSVVEFQHVKPGKGPAFVRTKLKNVLSGKVVDKTFNAGVKVETATVDKRDMQFSYMDGEYFVFMDMETYDQLMVDRKAVGDAANFLIEGFTATVAQHEGEVLFVELPAAVELVVQETEPGVQGDRSTGGTKPATLETGHQIQVPLFITTGEKIKVDTRTSDYLGRVNS; this comes from the coding sequence GTGGCTTCCACGAACGACCTCAAGAACGGCATGGTGCTCAAGCTCGAAGGCGGCCAGCTCTGGTCCGTCGTCGAGTTCCAGCACGTCAAGCCCGGCAAGGGCCCGGCCTTCGTGCGCACCAAGCTCAAGAACGTGCTCTCCGGGAAGGTCGTCGACAAGACCTTCAACGCCGGCGTGAAGGTCGAGACGGCCACCGTCGACAAGCGCGACATGCAGTTCTCCTACATGGACGGCGAGTACTTCGTCTTCATGGACATGGAGACCTACGACCAGCTCATGGTCGACCGCAAGGCCGTCGGCGACGCCGCCAACTTCCTGATCGAGGGCTTCACCGCCACCGTCGCGCAGCACGAGGGCGAGGTGCTCTTCGTCGAGCTGCCGGCCGCCGTCGAGCTCGTCGTCCAGGAGACCGAGCCGGGCGTCCAGGGCGACCGCTCCACCGGCGGCACCAAGCCCGCCACCCTGGAGACCGGTCACCAGATCCAGGTCCCGCTCTTCATCACCACCGGTGAGAAGATCAAGGTCGACACCCGCACCAGCGACTACCTCGGCCGGGTGAACAGCTAA
- a CDS encoding shikimate dehydrogenase — MTARATDARRAAVLGSPIAHSLSPVLHRAAYRELGLVDWSYDRFEIDEAALPKFFAELGPEWAGLSLTMPLKRAVLPLLDEISETAASVEAVNTVVFTEDGRRVGDNTDIPGMVAALRERGIEQVDSAAILGAGATASSALAALARICTGEVVAYVRSEARAAEMRQWGERLDVELRTADWADADRALRAPLVIATTPAGTTDALAAAVPERPATLFDVLYDPWPTALAARWSMYGGAVVSGLDLLVHQAVLQVEQMTGRVPAPLEAMRKAGERALAGR; from the coding sequence ATGACAGCACGGGCAACTGACGCCCGCCGGGCCGCCGTGCTCGGTTCGCCCATCGCCCACTCCCTCTCCCCGGTGCTGCACCGGGCCGCGTACCGGGAACTGGGGCTCGTGGACTGGTCCTACGACCGGTTCGAGATCGACGAGGCAGCGCTGCCCAAGTTCTTCGCGGAACTCGGGCCGGAGTGGGCCGGGCTGTCGCTGACCATGCCGCTCAAGCGGGCCGTCCTTCCGCTGCTCGACGAGATCAGCGAGACGGCGGCCTCGGTCGAGGCGGTCAACACGGTCGTCTTCACCGAGGACGGCCGCCGCGTCGGCGACAACACCGACATCCCCGGCATGGTCGCCGCGCTGCGGGAGCGCGGCATCGAACAGGTCGACTCGGCGGCCATCCTCGGCGCCGGCGCCACCGCCTCCTCCGCGCTGGCCGCGCTCGCGCGCATCTGCACCGGTGAGGTCGTGGCGTACGTACGAAGTGAGGCCCGCGCCGCCGAGATGCGGCAGTGGGGCGAGCGGCTCGACGTCGAACTCCGTACGGCGGACTGGGCCGACGCGGACCGGGCGCTGCGCGCGCCGCTGGTGATCGCGACCACCCCGGCCGGGACGACCGACGCACTCGCCGCCGCCGTACCGGAGCGCCCCGCCACCCTGTTCGACGTGCTCTACGACCCCTGGCCGACCGCTCTCGCGGCCCGCTGGTCCATGTACGGCGGAGCCGTCGTCAGCGGGCTCGACCTGCTGGTCCACCAGGCGGTGCTCCAGGTGGAGCAGATGACCGGGCGTGTTCCGGCACCCCTGGAGGCCATGCGAAAAGCGGGCGAGCGCGCTCTCGCGGGGCGCTAG
- the aroC gene encoding chorismate synthase encodes MSRLRWLTAGESHGPALVATLEGLPAGVPITTEMVADHLARRRLGYGRGARMKFERDEVTFLGGVRHGLTLGSPVAIMVGNTEWPKWEQVMAADPIDPEILAGLARNAPLTRPRPGHADLAGMQKYGFDEARPILERASARETAARVALGAVARSYIKETAGIEIVSHVVELASAKAPQGVYPTPADVEKLDADPVRCLDADASKAMVAEIDQAHKDGDTLGGVVEILAYGVPVGLGSHVHWDRKLDARLAGALMGIQAIKGVEIGDGFELARVPGSKAHDEIVNTPEGIRRVSGRSGGTEGGLTTGELLRVRAAMKPIATVPRALQTVDVTTGEATQAHHQRSDVSAVPAAGIVAEAMVALVLADAVAEKFGGDSVAETRRNVTSYLDNLAIR; translated from the coding sequence TTGAGCAGGTTGCGCTGGCTGACCGCGGGGGAGTCCCACGGTCCCGCACTCGTGGCGACGCTGGAGGGCCTTCCCGCCGGCGTGCCGATCACCACGGAGATGGTGGCGGACCACCTGGCCCGGCGCCGGCTCGGTTATGGACGCGGTGCGCGCATGAAGTTCGAGCGTGACGAGGTCACCTTCCTCGGCGGCGTCCGGCACGGCCTGACCCTCGGTTCCCCGGTCGCGATCATGGTGGGCAACACCGAGTGGCCGAAGTGGGAGCAGGTCATGGCGGCCGACCCCATCGACCCGGAGATCCTCGCGGGCCTCGCCCGCAACGCGCCGCTGACCCGCCCGCGTCCCGGCCACGCCGACCTCGCGGGCATGCAGAAGTACGGCTTCGACGAGGCCCGGCCGATCCTGGAGCGTGCCTCGGCGCGGGAGACGGCGGCCCGTGTGGCGCTGGGCGCGGTCGCCCGGTCGTACATCAAGGAGACGGCCGGCATCGAGATCGTCAGCCACGTTGTGGAGTTGGCCTCCGCGAAGGCGCCGCAGGGCGTCTACCCGACGCCGGCCGACGTCGAGAAGCTGGACGCCGACCCCGTGCGCTGCCTGGACGCGGACGCGTCGAAGGCGATGGTCGCCGAGATCGACCAGGCCCACAAGGACGGCGACACCCTCGGTGGCGTGGTCGAGATCCTGGCCTACGGCGTCCCCGTCGGTCTGGGCTCGCATGTGCACTGGGACCGCAAGCTGGACGCCCGCCTCGCCGGGGCGCTCATGGGCATTCAGGCGATCAAGGGTGTCGAGATCGGTGACGGCTTCGAGCTGGCACGCGTCCCCGGCTCCAAGGCCCACGACGAGATCGTGAACACGCCCGAGGGCATCCGCCGCGTCTCCGGCCGTTCCGGTGGCACCGAGGGCGGCCTCACCACCGGTGAGCTGCTGCGGGTCCGCGCCGCGATGAAGCCGATCGCGACCGTGCCGCGCGCCCTGCAGACGGTGGACGTCACCACCGGCGAGGCGACGCAGGCGCACCACCAGCGCTCCGACGTCTCCGCCGTCCCGGCCGCCGGCATCGTCGCCGAGGCCATGGTGGCCCTCGTGCTCGCGGACGCGGTGGCGGAGAAGTTCGGCGGCGACTCGGTCGCCGAGACCCGCCGCAACGTGACCTCGTACCTCGACAACCTCGCCATCCGATGA
- the nusB gene encoding transcription antitermination factor NusB translates to MAARNTARKRAFQILFEGDQRGADVLTVLADWIRLSRADTRQPPVSEYTMQLIEGYAQHAKRIDELIAQYSVGWTLDRMPVVDRNILRLGAYELIWVDETPDAVVLDEMVQLAKEFSTDESPSFVNGLLGRLKDLKPSLRRDEA, encoded by the coding sequence GTGGCTGCCCGCAACACGGCCCGCAAGCGCGCCTTCCAGATCCTCTTCGAGGGCGACCAGCGCGGGGCCGACGTCCTGACGGTCCTCGCGGACTGGATCCGGCTCTCCCGGGCCGACACCCGGCAGCCGCCGGTGAGCGAGTACACGATGCAGCTGATCGAGGGCTACGCGCAGCACGCGAAGCGCATCGACGAGCTGATCGCGCAGTACTCGGTCGGCTGGACGCTCGACCGGATGCCGGTCGTGGACCGCAACATCCTGCGCCTTGGCGCCTACGAGCTGATCTGGGTCGACGAGACGCCGGACGCGGTCGTACTCGACGAGATGGTGCAGCTGGCCAAGGAGTTCTCGACGGACGAGTCGCCCTCGTTCGTCAACGGGCTGCTCGGCCGGCTCAAGGACCTGAAGCCCTCGCTGCGCCGGGACGAGGCGTAA
- a CDS encoding shikimate kinase: MSGPLVVLVGPMGVGKSTVGQLLAERLGVTYRDTDDDIVAEQGRTIAEIFVDEGESAFRAVEKAAVHRALAGHDGVLALGGGSILDADTRALLAGQRVVYLSMDVEEAVKRTGLNAARPLLAVNPRKQWRELMEARRHLYEEVATAVVATDGRTPEEVTEIALDALELKEA; the protein is encoded by the coding sequence ATGAGCGGGCCGCTGGTCGTCCTGGTCGGCCCGATGGGGGTGGGCAAGTCCACCGTCGGGCAGCTGCTGGCCGAGCGGCTGGGGGTCACCTACCGGGACACCGACGACGACATCGTGGCCGAGCAGGGCCGGACCATCGCCGAGATCTTCGTCGACGAGGGTGAGTCCGCCTTCCGTGCCGTCGAGAAGGCGGCCGTGCACCGGGCGCTGGCCGGGCACGACGGTGTGCTCGCTCTTGGCGGCGGTTCGATCCTGGACGCGGACACGCGCGCGTTGCTCGCCGGCCAGCGGGTCGTGTACCTGTCGATGGACGTCGAGGAGGCGGTCAAGCGGACCGGGCTGAACGCGGCCCGCCCGCTGTTGGCGGTCAACCCGCGCAAGCAGTGGCGCGAGCTGATGGAGGCCCGTCGGCACCTGTACGAGGAGGTCGCCACGGCCGTCGTCGCGACCGATGGCCGTACGCCCGAAGAGGTCACCGAAATCGCCCTGGACGCACTGGAGTTGAAGGAAGCATGA